A region of the bacterium genome:
CGGGATGAAATATGCCGTCCTGACTACAAAGCATCACGATGGCTTTTGTCTGTGGGATTCTAAACTGACTGATTACAAAGCGACGAATACACTTGCAGGACGTGATCTTCTTAAACCCTTTGTTGAAGCCTTTCGGAAGCAGGGGATTAAAATAGGTTTCTATCATTCGCTGATTGACTGGCATCATCCGGAATTTCCTGTGGACAGCCGTCATCCGCAGCGTGATGATGAGGAATTCAAAAAACGCACAAAAGAACGTGATATAAAAAAATATGCTGAGTATTTACATGGTCAGGTTCGGGAACTGCTGACAGAATTCGGAAAGATTGACATTTTATTCTTTGATTTTTCTTATCCTGAATATCATGGGATGAAAGGAAAAGGCAAAGAGGACTGGCAGTCTGAAAAACTAATTAAGATGATTAGGGAATTAATGCCGGATATAGTGATAAATAATCGGACAGAAATTTCGCAGGATTTCTACACTCCCGAGCAGTTTCAGCCGCGCGGATGGGTTCATGTAAACGGAAAACCTGTTGTATGGGAGGCATGCCAGACATTCAGCGGCAGCTGGGGCTATCACAGGGACGAGAAGACATGGAAGAGTGTGGATATGCTGGTAAAGATGCTTATTGATGGGGTCTCTAAAGGAGGCAATCTCCTTCTCAATGTGGGGCCTACTGCACGAGGTGAATTCGATTATCGGGCGCTTGAACGTCTATCCGGGATGGGCGATTGGATGAGATATCATAGCCGGGCTATCTATGGCTGTACCCAGTCGCCGGACGATTTTATTTGTCCACAGGACTGCCGTTTCACCTATAATCCTCAGACAAAACGCCTTTATCTGCATATATTCAGTTGGCCGTTTAAGCAAATTCATCTTGATGGTATGGCTGATAAGATTGAAT
Encoded here:
- a CDS encoding alpha-L-fucosidase — its product is MLKPESTPGKTDWFVHDRFGLFIHWGIYSVAARHEWVKNYEKITDEKYQKYFDHFDPDLYDPGAWAKAAKDAGMKYAVLTTKHHDGFCLWDSKLTDYKATNTLAGRDLLKPFVEAFRKQGIKIGFYHSLIDWHHPEFPVDSRHPQRDDEEFKKRTKERDIKKYAEYLHGQVRELLTEFGKIDILFFDFSYPEYHGMKGKGKEDWQSEKLIKMIRELMPDIVINNRTEISQDFYTPEQFQPRGWVHVNGKPVVWEACQTFSGSWGYHRDEKTWKSVDMLVKMLIDGVSKGGNLLLNVGPTARGEFDYRALERLSGMGDWMRYHSRAIYGCTQSPDDFICPQDCRFTYNPQTKRLYLHIFSWPFKQIHLDGMADKIEYAQLLNDGSEIKMERHDPKKAHSYMSEKIDSKTLTLELPIEKPDVVVPVIELFLK